Part of the Aquimarina sp. TRL1 genome, GCGGTAGAAGCGTATAAGAATGCGTTGAGAAATAACCCAAAAGATGAAGAGACGCGTTATAACCTTGCTTTGGCCAAAAAGAAATTAGAAAAGGAACAAAAGAAAAATAAACAGAATAAGGATAATAAAGACAACAAAGATAACAAAGACAATAAAGATAAAGATCAAAAGGACAAGGATCAGAAAGATAAAGATCAGAATAAAGACAAGAAAGAAGGAGGCGATGAGAAGGAGAATAAAGGAGATAAGGGAGATGAGAAAGATAAAAAAGGAAAGGATGAAAAAGATGATCGGGGAGATCCTAAAGATAAAGATGATAAAAAAGATAAAGGAAAAGAAGGAGATAAAGAGAAGAAGGATCAAAAACCAGAACAGGGAAAACCGAAGCAAATGCAAGGAAAGCTTTCTCCTCAGCAGGTAAAAAGCCTATTAGAAGCAATGAATAATCAGGAGAAAAAAGTCCAGGATAAAATAAATGCTAAAAAAGCCAAAGGCGCAAAAGTAAAAACAGAAAAAGACTGGTGATTTTATGAGATAATCAACTGCCTCGGGGACAAGCACACGAGGCACTCAAAGGAAACTACCATAAATAAAATATTTCGGCATACATGTCGGAGCAGTTACACCTCACTTAGTGAGTAAAGCAATGCAAAGAACAGTCTGTAGAAAGAAATGCTATAAGAACAAATGAAATTACAATTAATTTTTCTAACGCTATTTTTAACGCTGATACAAGCGGTAGAGGCTCAGGTCAAATTTGAAGCCAAAGTGAGTAAGGAAAAACTCGGGATGAATGAGCGGTTGCGGGTGGATTTTGAAATGAATCAGGATGGAGATAATTTTACACCCCCTAATTTTTCAGGTTTTCAGGTGATAGGAGGTCCTAACCAATCGATTAGTAATACCTGGGTAAATGGAAAACGTAGCTATTCGAAATCATTCAGCTACTATTTGTCGCCAACACGCCGTGGGAAATTTACTATTAAGCAAGCAACTATAGAGATCAATGGAGAAACCTATAAAACACTACCTGTAAAAGTAGAAGTTACAGCATCAGTTGATAAGCCTAAGGATGGGAATAGTTCGGATGTTATTGCTAGTGAGAACTTGCATTTGGTAGCAGAAGTATCCAAATCAACTCCTTATCTGAATGAAGCAATTACTGTAGAGTACAAACTTTATGTGAGTCCCCGGATTAATGTGAGTAACTGGAAAGAATTAGATAGTCCCAAATACAGTGATTTTTGGAGTCAGGCTATCGATATGAAACAACTCAAAGTAAGAAATGGAGAGTATAATGGAGAACCTTATCGCTATGTAGTTTTGAGGAAAACAGTGTTATATCCACAA contains:
- a CDS encoding tetratricopeptide repeat protein; the protein is MKTKIILLFILQTIVGFGQEERQKIEEEGTRFVANANEVLVKDGNFPKAEGEYRKAIAVNPADATAKYNLANAYYNSSKFDEATKRYSDMVKVATTKAEKHKAFHNQGNVFMEQKKYKEAVEAYKNALRNNPKDEETRYNLALAKKKLEKEQKKNKQNKDNKDNKDNKDNKDKDQKDKDQKDKDQNKDKKEGGDEKENKGDKGDEKDKKGKDEKDDRGDPKDKDDKKDKGKEGDKEKKDQKPEQGKPKQMQGKLSPQQVKSLLEAMNNQEKKVQDKINAKKAKGAKVKTEKDW